The following proteins are encoded in a genomic region of Alnus glutinosa chromosome 8, dhAlnGlut1.1, whole genome shotgun sequence:
- the LOC133875237 gene encoding GDSL esterase/lipase At1g74460 encodes MKNFPAMVVTIMVAILGIAMDGYNCKVVQFIFGDSLSDVGNNKNLGRSLAQANLPWYGIDFGNGLPNGRFTNGRTVADIIGDQTGLPRPPAFLDPSLTEDIILENGVNYASGGGGILNETGSLFIQRLSLYKQIELFQGTTELIRSKIGKKEADKFFQGSKYVVALGSNDFINNYLMPAYSDSWTYNDQGFITYLMETLEAQLKILHSLGARQLIVFGLGPMGCIPLQRVLSTTGDCQDKANKLALSFNKASSKLLDDLSTKLPNASFQFGDAYDVVNDVITNPYKYGFNNSDSPCCSLYNIRPALTCTPISSLCGDRSKYVFWDEYHPTDSANELIANELIKKFGFGQPAAPSPSPIVAPSPEG; translated from the exons ATGAAGAACTTCCCGGCCATGGTAGTAACAATTATGGTGGCCATCCTAGGAATTGCCATGGATGGATACAATTGCAAGGTGGTGCAGTTCATATTTGGCGACTCTCTCTCCGACGTCGGAAACAACAAGAACCTCGGCAGGAGCCTGGCTCAGGCGAACCTGCCTTGGTATGGTATTGATTTTGGCAATGGCTTGCCTAACGGGAGGTTCACCAATGGACGTACAGTCGCTGATATAATAG GTGACCAGACCGGCCTCCCAAGGCCACCAGCCTTTCTGGACCCATCTTTAACCGAAGACATAATACTGGAAAATGGAGTCAATTATGCATCCGGAGGTGGTGGGATTCTGAATGAAACTGGTAGCCTCTTT ATTCAAAGGCTTTCTCTTTACAAGCAAATAGAGCTCTTTCAAGGGACAACAGAACTGATAAGAAGCAAAATTGGCAAAAAGGAAGCAGACAAGTTTTTCCAAGGATCTAAATATGTGGTTGCTTTAGGGAGCAATGATTTCATTAACAATTACTTGATGCCAGCTTATAGCGATTCATGGACATACAATGATCAGGGATTCATAACATACTTAATGGAGACTCTCGAAGCACAGCTTAAG ATATTGCATAGCTTAGGGGCAAGGCAGCTGATAGTGTTTGGGCTAGGGCCAATGGGTTGCATTCCACTCCAAAGGGTCCTCAGTACAACTGGGGATTGTCAGGATAAAGCAAACAAACTGGCTCTCAGCTTCAATAAAGCTTCGAGCAAGCTGTTAGATGATCTATCTACCAAACTTCCCAATGCAAGTTTCCAATTTGGAGATGCTTACGACGTGGTCAATGACGTGATAACCAATCCATACAAATATG GGTTCAATAACTCGGACTCACCATGTTGCTCCCTCTACAACATTCGACCTGCTCTTACATGTACTCCTATATCATCATTGTGTGGAGACAGAAGCAAGTATGTGTTTTGGGATGAATACCACCCTACCGACAGTGCGAATGAGTTGATTGCTAATGAGCTCATCAAGAAATTCGGATTCGGCCAACCCGCTGCTCCTTCCCCATCCCCTATCGTCGCCCCATCCCCTGAGGGCTAA